A genomic stretch from Candidatus Ishikawaella capsulata Mpkobe includes:
- the aspS gene encoding aspartate--tRNA ligase, translating to MRTEFCGNIFTSMINQEVTLCGWVNSHRNLGKLIFIDLRDIEGIVQVCFDSNCTDLFALAGELRNEFCVQIKGIVRAREEKNKNLSMRTGEIEICATNLIIFNSAEPLPIDIKQKNSEETRLKYRYLDLRCPDMIQRLKQRAKITSFIRNFMDQQGFLDIETPILNKATPEGARDYLVPSRIHKKKFYALPQSPQLFKQLLMISGFDKYYQIVKCFRDEDLRADRQPEFTQIDVETSFMTAKQLREIMENLIRDLWINIKGIDPGSFSEITFKDAMCRYGSDQPDLRNPLELVDIKDLLNTVESKFLLNNINYSQARVAVLKIPNGAKISRKQIDTYTKFVANYGLKRLFWMKINLNSHGINNINGSLVKNLDVNTVQYIINRTKAQNGDIIFLSANVEKIVTEALGALRIKIGNDLNITNKNIYALTWIIDFPLFEQNSAGIITTMHHPFTSPCNILVEDLIKSPLSVIANAYDMVINGYEVGGGSVRINNTKMQKTIFDVLGMTELEQKEKFGFFLDALKFGTPPHAGFAFGLDRITMLLTDTNNIRDVIAFPKSTNASCLMTNSPDFIDAAILNDLSIKNI from the coding sequence ATGCGAACAGAATTTTGTGGAAATATATTTACATCTATGATAAATCAGGAGGTGACTCTTTGTGGATGGGTGAATAGTCATCGTAATCTAGGTAAATTAATATTTATTGATCTGCGTGATATAGAAGGTATTGTACAAGTATGTTTTGATTCTAATTGTACAGATTTATTTGCCCTCGCTGGGGAACTGCGTAATGAATTTTGTGTTCAAATTAAGGGAATTGTAAGAGCTAGAGAAGAAAAAAATAAAAATTTAAGCATGAGGACAGGTGAGATAGAAATCTGTGCTACGAATTTAATTATTTTCAATTCTGCGGAACCTCTACCTATTGATATTAAACAAAAAAACTCTGAAGAAACTCGTCTTAAATATCGTTATCTTGATTTACGTTGTCCTGATATGATACAACGTTTAAAGCAACGAGCAAAAATTACTAGTTTTATTCGTAATTTTATGGATCAACAAGGTTTTTTAGATATTGAAACACCTATATTAAACAAAGCAACTCCCGAAGGAGCTAGAGATTATTTAGTTCCTAGTAGGATCCATAAAAAAAAATTTTATGCTTTACCTCAATCTCCTCAATTATTTAAACAGTTACTTATGATCTCTGGTTTTGATAAATACTATCAAATTGTAAAATGTTTTCGTGATGAAGATTTACGAGCAGATCGTCAACCGGAATTTACTCAAATTGATGTAGAAACATCTTTTATGACAGCTAAACAGTTACGAGAAATAATGGAAAATTTGATTCGTGACCTGTGGATCAATATAAAAGGAATAGATCCTGGTAGTTTTTCGGAGATTACGTTTAAAGATGCTATGTGTCGGTATGGTTCTGACCAACCAGATTTACGAAATCCTCTAGAATTAGTTGATATAAAAGATTTACTAAATACAGTAGAATCTAAATTTTTATTAAACAATATAAACTATTCACAAGCCAGAGTAGCTGTTTTAAAAATTCCCAATGGAGCTAAGATCAGTAGAAAACAAATAGATACATATACAAAATTTGTAGCAAATTATGGACTAAAACGTTTATTTTGGATGAAAATTAACCTAAACTCGCATGGAATAAATAACATCAACGGGTCGCTAGTTAAAAATTTAGATGTTAATACGGTACAATATATTATAAATAGAACTAAAGCCCAGAATGGAGATATTATTTTTTTAAGTGCTAATGTAGAAAAAATAGTCACAGAGGCATTAGGTGCACTTCGTATCAAGATAGGGAATGACTTGAATATAACTAATAAAAATATTTATGCTCTAACTTGGATTATTGATTTTCCCTTGTTTGAACAGAATAGTGCAGGAATAATAACTACTATGCACCATCCTTTTACATCACCTTGTAATATTTTAGTAGAAGATTTAATTAAATCTCCTTTATCTGTCATTGCTAATGCTTACGATATGGTAATTAATGGATATGAAGTAGGTGGTGGCTCAGTAAGAATTAATAATACAAAAATGCAGAAAACCATTTTCGATGTTTTAGGTATGACTGAATTAGAACAAAAAGAAAAATTTGGTTTTTTTTTAGATGCATTAAAATTTGGCACTCCTCCACATGCCGGTTTTGCATTTGGTCTGGATCGTATAACCATGTTATTAACAGATACTAATAATATTCGTGATGTTATTGCTTTTCCTAAAAGTACCAATGCATCATGTTTAATGACTAATTCGCCAGATTTCATTGATGCTGCAATATTAAATGATTTATCTATCAAAAATATTTAA
- a CDS encoding DedA family protein yields MHWDIHIHQLIKQYGYIALLIGCTAEGETFTIIGGMAAHEKILSLSGVLSTAILGACIGDQFLFWIGYNYGTNFFNRFKKFQNRLRKIHNFIDKYPSLFIIGARFMYGLRLLGPIIIGATKLNPIHFLKFNIIGGILWGCFFSAIGYSAGELIHNNKSFKYLIYILGVIIGIFIIRSIRRWYMKPKQ; encoded by the coding sequence TTGCATTGGGATATTCATATTCACCAATTAATCAAACAATATGGTTATATTGCTTTGCTTATAGGCTGTACTGCTGAAGGAGAAACATTTACTATTATTGGTGGTATGGCTGCACATGAAAAAATACTTTCTTTGAGTGGTGTACTTTCTACTGCAATATTAGGCGCTTGTATAGGGGATCAATTCCTATTTTGGATAGGATACAATTATGGTACCAATTTTTTTAATAGATTTAAAAAATTTCAAAATAGATTAAGAAAGATACATAATTTCATAGATAAATATCCTAGTTTATTTATAATTGGTGCGAGATTCATGTATGGATTGCGTCTTCTAGGTCCTATCATTATAGGAGCTACCAAGCTAAATCCTATTCATTTTTTAAAATTTAATATTATTGGAGGCATCTTGTGGGGATGTTTTTTTTCTGCAATAGGATATTCTGCTGGTGAATTAATTCATAACAATAAATCCTTTAAGTATTTGATATATATATTAGGTGTAATAATAGGTATTTTTATTATTAGATCAATTCGTCGTTGGTACATGAAACCTAAACAATAA
- a CDS encoding FxsA family protein, which produces MFWLFLIFLPLILGLEFFWFMHILLILGMIFAIILTIYTFFIGISFLKYNFRKQYKFVESNNISYTEIIKKLSLISAIIWFILPGFFTNVLGVIILLPLIHEYFVLKLVRYFTFDFDDKGQSNTKKGHTIEGEYENLDEDKE; this is translated from the coding sequence GTGTTTTGGTTATTTTTGATATTTTTACCTTTGATATTAGGTCTTGAATTTTTCTGGTTTATGCATATATTGCTGATATTAGGTATGATATTTGCTATAATATTAACTATTTATACTTTTTTTATAGGAATATCATTCTTAAAATATAACTTTAGAAAACAATATAAATTTGTTGAAAGCAATAACATATCTTATACTGAAATTATCAAAAAGCTTTCATTAATATCTGCAATTATTTGGTTTATATTACCAGGATTTTTTACTAATGTACTTGGAGTAATAATACTCCTTCCATTGATCCACGAATATTTTGTATTAAAATTAGTGCGTTATTTCACTTTCGACTTTGATGATAAAGGGCAGTCAAATACCAAAAAAGGTCATACTATTGAAGGAGAATACGAAAACTTAGATGAAGATAAAGAATAG
- the aspA gene encoding aspartate ammonia-lyase: MINNIRIEEDLLGMREVPINAYFGIHTLRAKENFSISKNKINDIPEFIHGMVMVKKAAALANKELKTIPENIANAIICACDEILNKGKYMDQFPIDVYQGGAGTSLNMNINEVIANIGLEIMGHKKGEYHFLNPNDHVNKCQSTNDAYPTGFRIATYNCILKLVEAIKQLALGFQNKSQQFSNILKMGRTQLQDAVPMTLGQEFHAFNVLLNEEIKNIIRTANLLLEVNLGATAIGTRLNTPEGYQQLVIKKLVEVSNLSITPAEDLIEATSDCGAYVMLHSALKRLAVKLSKICNDLRLLSSGPRAGFNEINLPELQAGSSIMPAKVNPVIPEVVNQVCFRVIGNDITVTIAAEAGQLQLNVMEPVISQVLFESISILTNSSYNLLAKCIKGITANKKICEDYVFNSIGIVTYLNPYIGHHNGDIVGKLCAETGKSVKEVVLERGLLTEEELNKIFSVQNLMHPGYNAQCYIDNK, encoded by the coding sequence ATGATAAATAATATTCGCATTGAAGAAGATTTGTTAGGCATGAGAGAAGTGCCTATAAATGCTTATTTTGGCATCCATACTCTACGAGCCAAAGAAAATTTTTCCATTAGTAAAAATAAGATAAATGATATTCCAGAATTTATCCATGGTATGGTAATGGTAAAAAAAGCGGCAGCATTAGCCAATAAAGAACTTAAAACGATTCCTGAGAATATCGCTAATGCTATTATCTGTGCTTGTGATGAAATACTAAATAAGGGCAAATATATGGATCAGTTTCCTATAGATGTCTATCAAGGAGGAGCAGGTACTTCATTAAATATGAATATCAATGAGGTAATAGCTAACATTGGTTTAGAAATCATGGGACATAAAAAAGGAGAATATCATTTTCTCAATCCTAATGATCATGTAAATAAATGTCAATCTACTAATGATGCTTATCCTACTGGGTTCAGGATTGCAACTTATAATTGTATTCTAAAATTAGTAGAGGCAATAAAGCAATTAGCTCTAGGATTTCAAAATAAATCACAGCAATTTAGTAATATTTTAAAGATGGGAAGAACTCAATTGCAGGATGCGGTTCCCATGACCTTGGGTCAAGAATTTCATGCTTTCAATGTGTTATTAAATGAAGAAATTAAAAATATCATACGTACTGCAAATCTTTTACTAGAAGTAAATTTAGGTGCTACAGCAATTGGAACACGTTTAAATACACCGGAAGGATACCAACAATTAGTTATTAAAAAACTTGTTGAAGTTAGTAATCTTTCAATTACTCCAGCAGAGGATCTTATTGAAGCTACATCTGATTGTGGTGCGTATGTTATGTTGCATTCTGCATTAAAAAGACTTGCTGTTAAATTATCAAAAATTTGTAATGATCTAAGATTGCTTTCTTCAGGACCGCGTGCAGGTTTCAATGAGATTAATTTACCTGAATTACAGGCAGGCTCGTCAATTATGCCTGCAAAAGTAAACCCAGTCATACCTGAAGTTGTTAATCAAGTTTGTTTTAGAGTTATTGGTAATGATATTACAGTTACTATAGCAGCTGAAGCAGGTCAACTACAATTAAATGTCATGGAACCTGTAATTAGTCAAGTTTTGTTTGAATCAATTAGTATTCTAACTAATTCTAGTTATAACTTATTAGCAAAATGTATAAAAGGAATAACTGCTAATAAAAAAATTTGTGAAGATTATGTTTTTAATTCAATTGGTATTGTAACATATCTTAATCCTTATATTGGTCATCATAATGGAGATATTGTAGGTAAATTATGCGCTGAAACTGGAAAAAGTGTAAAAGAAGTAGTATTGGAACGTGGCTTACTTACTGAAGAGGAACTAAATAAAATTTTTTCTGTCCAAAATTTAATGCATCCTGGATATAATGCACAATGTTATATTGATAATAAATAG
- the cutA gene encoding divalent-cation tolerance protein CutA produces the protein MEVQSAIIVWCTVPDQATAEMLAKETLKEKITTCVTILPHVKSIYLWENNIVTSDELQMLFKGNACHQQELFKLIKKLHPYKLPEIFSILIDSGEAKYLTWLY, from the coding sequence ATGGAAGTTCAATCTGCGATTATAGTATGGTGTACTGTTCCTGATCAAGCAACCGCAGAAATGTTAGCCAAAGAAACTCTTAAAGAAAAAATTACAACTTGTGTTACAATATTACCTCATGTAAAGTCTATTTATTTGTGGGAAAACAATATAGTAACATCTGATGAGTTGCAAATGTTATTCAAAGGCAATGCATGTCATCAACAAGAACTTTTTAAATTAATAAAAAAGTTGCATCCATATAAATTACCAGAAATATTTTCTATATTAATAGATAGTGGAGAAGCTAAATATTTAACATGGTTATATTAA
- a CDS encoding Na+/H+ antiporter, whose product MQIFFIALIMIFIVSLSSVIYQILPFYVPVPLVQIITGALLASLKMVKLHVTFDPDLFFVLFIPPLLFADGSKILPSDFFAQGLEIISLALFLVLFTVISMGYLIYLLIPGISLLPAFALAAVLAPTDAIALSGIVGEGRKMPKKIMFILQGEALMNDAASLVSLKIILSMAFGKLLFEWTRAGADMLLLSIGGLISGITICMIYSRCLRLFSKWSGNDPTTQIILVLLLPFFSYLIAEYIGVSGILSSVASGMTITHSGIIRQAPLTMRLKANGIWQALEFIFNGIIFIMLGLQLPYIFNLTIAKARVDTNLDLWMLVVDIFIVNIGLIFIRFVWLWMMKIISLYILPKNTLSFANYSLNEILITSFSGVRGTITLAGVLSIPIFINNIPFTSRYELIGIATGVIILSIFSCAVILPILLHYNIKNTDKYENKRELQIARSIIAEVAIESLEKMTSRLEKDTEQNIDIELLNEISTRVISDLRSRTTKDHEDIEKVLFTEDIERRFRLTALWAERAEIYHLRATKKISSETMEKLLHEHDLLEELLVITAKE is encoded by the coding sequence ATGCAAATATTTTTTATCGCATTGATAATGATATTCATTGTATCGCTTTCAAGTGTGATTTATCAAATATTACCTTTTTATGTTCCTGTGCCATTAGTGCAAATTATTACTGGCGCCCTGTTGGCTTCGTTAAAAATGGTAAAATTACATGTTACCTTTGATCCGGATTTATTTTTCGTTTTATTTATTCCTCCCCTTTTATTTGCTGATGGTTCGAAAATACTCCCGAGTGATTTTTTTGCTCAAGGTTTAGAAATAATTTCCTTAGCCTTATTCTTGGTATTATTTACAGTAATTAGCATGGGGTATTTAATTTATTTATTAATACCTGGTATTTCCCTATTACCAGCTTTTGCTTTAGCAGCAGTACTCGCTCCTACCGATGCGATTGCATTGTCTGGAATAGTTGGGGAAGGAAGAAAAATGCCTAAAAAAATAATGTTTATTCTACAGGGCGAAGCTCTGATGAATGATGCTGCTAGCTTAGTTTCACTTAAAATTATATTATCTATGGCATTCGGTAAGTTATTATTTGAATGGACACGAGCTGGCGCGGATATGTTGTTATTGTCAATAGGAGGCTTAATCTCAGGAATAACCATCTGTATGATATATAGTCGTTGTTTACGCCTATTCAGCAAATGGAGTGGAAATGATCCTACTACTCAAATTATATTAGTATTATTATTACCTTTTTTCTCATATTTAATAGCTGAATATATAGGAGTTTCTGGCATATTATCTTCTGTAGCTTCAGGTATGACTATAACTCATTCAGGCATTATTAGGCAGGCTCCTTTGACTATGCGTTTGAAAGCTAATGGTATTTGGCAGGCTTTGGAATTTATTTTTAATGGTATCATCTTTATCATGTTAGGACTTCAACTGCCATATATCTTTAACCTGACAATTGCAAAAGCTCGTGTAGATACTAATCTTGATTTATGGATGCTAGTGGTCGATATTTTTATAGTCAATATTGGTTTGATATTTATTCGCTTTGTTTGGCTATGGATGATGAAAATAATTAGTTTATATATTTTGCCAAAAAATACATTATCTTTTGCTAATTATTCATTAAATGAAATTTTAATAACTTCTTTTTCCGGTGTACGCGGTACTATAACATTAGCTGGAGTACTTTCTATTCCTATTTTCATTAACAATATTCCTTTTACTTCTCGTTATGAATTAATTGGTATTGCTACTGGAGTAATCATCTTATCAATTTTTAGTTGCGCAGTAATACTTCCGATATTGCTACATTATAATATAAAAAATACAGATAAATATGAAAACAAACGTGAATTACAAATAGCACGTTCAATAATTGCCGAAGTGGCTATTGAAAGTTTAGAGAAGATGACATCTCGCTTAGAGAAAGATACAGAACAAAATATCGATATTGAATTACTGAACGAGATTAGTACGCGTGTTATAAGTGATTTACGTAGTCGTACTACAAAAGATCACGAGGATATAGAAAAGGTATTATTTACTGAAGATATTGAACGTCGGTTTAGATTAACAGCATTATGGGCAGAACGAGCAGAGATTTATCATTTACGTGCTACTAAAAAAATTTCAAGCGAAACAATGGAGAAATTATTACATGAGCATGATTTACTAGAAGAGCTTTTAGTTATAACAGCAAAAGAATAA
- the ssb gene encoding single-stranded DNA-binding protein produces MANRGINKVMLIGNLGQDPEVRYMQNGNLVVNINLATSETWRDKKTGEKKDNTEWHRIVLFGKLAEVASEYLRKGSQVYIEGQLRTRKWQDQNGKDRYTTEIVVGSNGTMQMLGNRQVNSTITPLSVTNKSNWKNTQDNTEQYNCDIEESSLSDELKDKNTPLELDEDIPF; encoded by the coding sequence ATGGCTAATAGAGGAATTAATAAAGTAATGCTTATTGGAAATCTAGGTCAAGATCCTGAAGTACGTTATATGCAAAATGGTAATTTAGTTGTTAATATTAACTTAGCTACATCAGAAACTTGGCGTGATAAAAAAACTGGGGAAAAGAAAGATAATACAGAATGGCATCGTATTGTATTATTTGGAAAACTAGCTGAAGTAGCTAGTGAATATTTACGTAAAGGTTCTCAAGTTTACATTGAAGGTCAACTTCGTACACGTAAATGGCAAGATCAAAATGGAAAAGATCGGTATACTACTGAAATAGTAGTAGGGTCAAATGGTACTATGCAAATGCTCGGAAATCGTCAAGTAAACAGTACTATTACACCACTAAGTGTTACTAATAAAAGTAATTGGAAGAATACGCAGGATAATACTGAGCAATATAATTGTGATATAGAAGAATCTTCTTTATCTGATGAACTAAAAGATAAAAATACTCCTTTAGAATTAGATGAAGATATTCCTTTTTAA
- the dnaB gene encoding replicative DNA helicase, with protein MSNNKFNNIRNTKLEDIKIPPHSLEAEQSILGSLMLDNYLWDKVSDHIVETDFFTRPHRLIFSAMHKLLMIGKPIDLITLSEHLENSNKLELAGGFAYLAELAKNTPSTANISAYTDIVREYSVIREMISAANQISNAGYDTQGRSSQELLDFAESKIFQIAEQRIKKNEGPKNIGKILEQTVSQIESLFKNNNRGITGIDTGYHDINKKTAGLQKSELIIIASRPSMGKTTFAMNLCENISILYEKPVIIFSLEMSSEQLMMRMLASLSRVDQTRIRTGQLNNEDWARISSAMGVLLEKQNIYIDDSSNLTPTEVRSRTRRIFREKEGISMIMIDYLQLMRVPSLSDNRTLEIAEISRSLKALAKELDVPVVALSQLNRSVEQRAEKRPVNSDLRESGSLEQDADLIMFIYRDEVYHEHSDLKGIAEIIIGKQRNGPIGTVRLTFNGKWSRFDNYAGPPQYTDELLR; from the coding sequence ATGTCTAACAATAAATTTAATAACATCCGTAATACTAAGCTAGAAGATATTAAGATACCACCTCATTCTTTAGAAGCGGAACAATCTATTTTAGGTAGCTTAATGCTGGACAACTATCTATGGGATAAAGTATCTGATCACATAGTAGAAACAGATTTTTTTACACGTCCTCATCGTTTAATTTTTTCTGCAATGCATAAGCTTTTAATGATAGGAAAACCTATAGATCTCATTACTCTTTCAGAACACCTAGAAAATAGTAATAAGCTTGAATTAGCTGGTGGTTTTGCCTATTTAGCAGAATTAGCAAAAAATACTCCTAGTACAGCTAATATAAGTGCTTATACTGATATTGTTCGTGAATATTCAGTGATAAGAGAAATGATTAGTGCAGCTAATCAAATTTCTAATGCTGGTTATGATACTCAAGGTCGCAGTAGCCAAGAATTACTTGATTTTGCTGAATCAAAAATTTTTCAGATTGCAGAACAAAGGATAAAAAAAAATGAAGGACCTAAAAATATAGGAAAAATATTAGAACAAACAGTTTCACAAATTGAATCACTATTTAAAAATAATAATAGAGGAATAACCGGGATTGATACCGGATACCATGATATCAATAAAAAAACAGCAGGTTTGCAAAAATCTGAACTAATAATTATAGCTTCTCGTCCTTCTATGGGAAAAACTACTTTTGCTATGAATTTATGTGAAAATATTTCTATATTATATGAAAAACCAGTAATAATTTTTAGTTTAGAAATGTCTAGTGAGCAACTAATGATGCGTATGCTAGCATCATTATCAAGAGTAGATCAAACTCGCATTCGTACTGGTCAACTTAATAATGAAGATTGGGCACGTATTTCTAGTGCAATGGGTGTTCTTTTAGAAAAACAAAATATTTACATAGATGATTCTTCTAATTTAACTCCTACTGAAGTTCGTTCAAGAACACGTCGCATCTTCCGTGAAAAGGAAGGTATTAGTATGATTATGATTGATTATTTACAGTTAATGCGCGTTCCATCTCTATCAGATAATCGCACATTAGAAATAGCAGAAATTTCACGTTCTTTAAAAGCTTTGGCTAAAGAACTTGATGTACCTGTAGTAGCTCTTTCTCAATTGAATCGTTCGGTAGAACAAAGAGCAGAAAAACGTCCGGTAAATTCCGATTTAAGAGAATCAGGTTCTCTTGAACAAGATGCTGATTTAATCATGTTTATTTATCGTGATGAAGTTTATCATGAGCACAGTGATTTAAAAGGAATAGCCGAAATTATAATAGGTAAGCAACGTAATGGTCCTATAGGAACTGTACGTCTTACATTTAATGGAAAATGGTCTCGTTTTGACAATTATGCCGGTCCCCCACAATATACTGATGAATTATTAAGATAA
- the pgi gene encoding glucose-6-phosphate isomerase → MKNINPTQTASWHLLKEHFKEMKNVTITELFSKDPDRFKNFSLIFNNEILLDFSKNRITEKTLDIMQNLAQEADIVGAIKEMFSGKKINLTEDRAVLHIALRNRSNHPIIVDGKNIMLDVNQVLDKIKKFSNKIISGEWKGYTGKSITDVVNIGIGGSDLGPLMITEALRPYRNHLNIHFVSNIDGTHLSETLKNVNAETTLFLIASKNFNTEETMTNAHSAQKWFLKTASDKNQIAKHFIALSANVQAVNEFGIDPNNRFEIWNWVGGRYSLWSAIGLSIVLSIGFNNFEQLLNGAHAMDEHFATTNIKKNLPVIMALISIWYNNFFETETEGIFPYDQYMHKFAAYLQQGNMESNGKCVDRNGHAVNYQTGPIIWGEPGTNGQHAFYQLLHQGTKLVPCDFIAPVISHNMLYDHHQKLLANFFAQTEALAFGTSDYMNKEANNLFKISDRDTYLSIFKKCEGNRPTNSILIRKITPFNLGALVAMYEHKIFTQGVILNIFSFDQWGVELGKKLANSIFLELTNNKIIKNHDSSTNGLISFYKDWSFT, encoded by the coding sequence ATGAAAAATATCAATCCTACTCAAACTGCCTCTTGGCACTTATTAAAAGAACACTTTAAAGAAATGAAAAACGTAACGATAACTGAGCTTTTTTCAAAAGATCCTGATCGTTTTAAAAATTTTTCTTTAATATTTAATAATGAGATATTATTAGATTTTTCAAAAAATAGGATTACAGAAAAAACTTTAGATATAATGCAAAATTTAGCTCAGGAAGCAGATATAGTAGGTGCAATTAAAGAAATGTTTTCTGGTAAAAAAATTAATCTTACTGAAGATAGAGCCGTATTACATATAGCATTAAGAAATCGTAGTAATCATCCCATTATAGTGGATGGTAAAAATATAATGTTAGATGTAAATCAGGTATTAGATAAAATAAAAAAATTTTCTAATAAAATTATTAGTGGTGAATGGAAAGGGTATACAGGAAAGTCAATTACTGATGTAGTAAATATTGGAATAGGAGGTTCAGATTTAGGACCATTAATGATTACAGAAGCTTTGCGACCTTATAGAAATCATCTTAATATACATTTTGTATCTAATATTGATGGAACTCATCTCAGTGAGACATTAAAAAATGTTAATGCAGAAACTACATTATTCTTAATAGCTTCAAAAAACTTTAATACTGAAGAAACTATGACAAATGCTCATAGTGCACAAAAATGGTTTCTTAAAACTGCTTCTGATAAAAATCAGATAGCAAAACATTTTATTGCCTTATCTGCTAATGTTCAAGCGGTAAATGAATTTGGAATAGATCCTAATAACAGGTTTGAAATTTGGAATTGGGTAGGAGGTCGTTATTCACTTTGGTCAGCTATTGGTTTATCCATTGTTCTCTCTATTGGATTTAATAATTTTGAACAACTACTAAATGGTGCTCATGCAATGGATGAACATTTTGCTACCACTAATATAAAAAAAAATTTACCAGTTATAATGGCATTGATCAGTATTTGGTATAACAATTTTTTTGAAACTGAAACAGAAGGAATTTTCCCCTATGATCAATATATGCATAAATTTGCTGCATATTTACAACAAGGTAATATGGAGTCAAATGGTAAGTGTGTAGATCGTAACGGACATGCAGTTAATTATCAAACCGGTCCTATTATTTGGGGAGAACCAGGAACTAATGGCCAACATGCTTTTTATCAGTTACTACATCAAGGCACTAAGCTAGTTCCTTGTGACTTTATAGCACCTGTTATAAGTCATAATATGCTGTATGATCATCACCAAAAATTGCTAGCCAATTTCTTTGCCCAGACTGAAGCGTTAGCTTTTGGTACTTCAGACTATATGAATAAGGAAGCAAATAACTTATTTAAGATTTCTGATAGAGATACATATTTATCAATTTTTAAAAAATGTGAAGGTAATCGGCCAACTAATTCTATTTTAATACGTAAAATAACCCCATTTAACTTGGGGGCACTTGTGGCTATGTATGAACATAAGATTTTTACACAAGGTGTTATACTCAACATATTTAGCTTTGATCAATGGGGTGTAGAATTAGGTAAAAAATTAGCTAATTCTATTTTCCTAGAATTAACTAATAACAAAATAATTAAAAATCATGATAGTTCAACTAACGGATTAATTTCTTTTTATAAAGATTGGAGTTTCACTTGA
- the metA gene encoding homoserine O-acetyltransferase MetA codes for MPIRISDELPAVQFLRKEKIFIMTYSHSNMYEIRPLRILLLNLMPKKIDTETQILRLLSNSSLQIDIQLLRVDKRESRHTSMHHLNSFYCTFEDIQYQQFDGMIVTGAPLGLLDFNNIAYWQQIKYIIEWAKEHITSTLFICWAVQAALNIFYKLPKETRKNKLFGVYEHHLVHSSYTPLTRGFDDNFLVPHSRYAEFPSHRIFNSTDLELLAESEITGAYLIASRDKRLVFVTGHPEYDAMTLKNEYYRDNIAGLKTSIPVNYFPNDDPQLTPYVTWRSHGNMLFSNWLNYYVYQITPYDLDEVHL; via the coding sequence ATGCCAATTAGGATTTCAGATGAATTACCGGCAGTTCAATTTTTACGTAAAGAAAAAATATTCATTATGACTTATTCACATTCTAATATGTATGAAATCCGTCCCTTAAGAATACTGTTATTAAATCTCATGCCAAAAAAAATTGATACTGAAACCCAAATATTACGATTACTATCTAATTCATCTTTACAAATAGATATTCAATTATTACGTGTTGATAAACGTGAATCTCGCCATACTTCTATGCATCATCTCAATAGTTTCTATTGTACTTTTGAAGATATTCAGTATCAGCAATTTGATGGTATGATTGTTACAGGAGCTCCATTAGGCTTATTAGATTTTAATAATATAGCTTATTGGCAACAAATTAAGTATATTATAGAATGGGCAAAAGAACATATTACTTCCACTTTGTTTATTTGTTGGGCAGTACAAGCAGCTCTTAATATTTTTTATAAATTACCTAAAGAAACCAGAAAAAACAAGCTATTCGGAGTTTATGAACATCATCTTGTACATTCTTCATACACACCTTTAACGCGTGGTTTTGATGATAATTTTCTTGTACCACATTCGCGCTATGCGGAGTTTCCTTCTCATAGAATTTTTAATTCTACTGATTTAGAATTATTAGCTGAATCAGAAATTACAGGAGCTTATTTGATAGCAAGTAGAGATAAACGTCTAGTTTTTGTTACTGGTCATCCAGAATATGATGCAATGACGCTTAAAAATGAATACTATCGAGATAATATAGCTGGATTAAAAACATCTATACCCGTAAATTATTTTCCTAATGATGATCCACAACTTACTCCTTATGTAACTTGGCGTAGTCACGGAAATATGTTATTTTCTAATTGGTTAAATTATTATGTTTATCAAATTACACCATATGATTTAGATGAAGTACATCTATAA